One stretch of Pyxidicoccus trucidator DNA includes these proteins:
- a CDS encoding AAA family ATPase — MNFRFQCWVQRHASGRVTLTPLALPHLAVHADTLEKATEELSLALDDQLTRVHPRRVPEFIAPPDGVLHTLEVPGIPVWGAEENTVAPLHFSAVVAPAHQSYTGMNAPRLGTHLWFQGKTLPKDAPDRLKEQLEELSDARRLALRPDGTESLVELEVQATPTPLSAFTPRQLHLDIRPPPRPPDAPAEKGETGPDDEDEDALDLDTWEPRRRSRRRDSGVKPEKPPPTPTLDRIAVPWHKLAQQGQLDAAYEQDALVTLLRARLAAKDAESVVLVGPSGVGKTAVLHALAQALRAPAATAAERARPFFFLDGSRLIAGEGGFGDWQQQVLRCFREAAESHALLSLGHAVDLLDAGKSAHSNQNVAQLLLPLLATREVSVLAEATPETWAQVERRNTSFARLFSVVRVEEPEPDALARILARVAEDDAGPKPLEVLPDALDEARFLCRRFLPYGAQVGNAVAFLRRLLATCTHAAQPRVTRLDATRQFASESGIPESLLRDDMPLEVGQVRAFLSTRVLGQEVAVERAASVVSVLKAGMADTRRPLGVLLFVGPTGVGKTELSKALAELLFGAKERMVRLDMGEYAGPDALLRLLGDGETPGHLSAAVRRQPFCVVLLDEVEKAHPAVHDALLGVLGEGRLTDASGRFTDFRNAVLVLTSNLGADTWRARVGFDSSGGAPDVAALRAHYLTEVQRFFRPELFNRLDDVVVFSPLSADLLRRLVVREVEAVCRRPGLSLHDAGVEVSPSALDWLAARGFDPRYGARPLKRALERELVVPVAAWLAAHPRSGPVKLFVDAGGEGLSLRAEAVGGDAEGVGRQAIEKVLEDAASLRAEVQRWSGAEPMRALRRELAVFDKASRQPAYWEERALAEESSRKSSEARELEKAFRDCAQQAEAVEDLLFEAHLSRAVGQAESLARDVSGLRRTFQPLRERLYASLFPTSRGATLFLLPGRGAWPHLLTLAKAYEAWAAAQSITFQRALLRPEEKDREKSSRKDLPLYWFWEKKTVLDEVKPPPAAYALQLTGGTLPLLLAGEHGVHRFVEGSQAALVRARFEPQPLSLQALPSLMELEKAMTKQEVRRIRPTTSDTVGGTLEDLRTGAKQRYGPEGLSMEPLLEAWLQWRVFGAREED; from the coding sequence ATGAACTTCCGTTTCCAATGCTGGGTGCAGCGACATGCCAGCGGGCGGGTCACGCTCACACCCCTGGCCCTTCCCCACCTCGCGGTGCACGCGGACACGCTGGAGAAGGCCACCGAGGAGCTGTCCCTCGCGCTGGACGACCAGCTCACCCGCGTCCACCCCCGCCGCGTGCCGGAGTTCATCGCCCCGCCGGACGGAGTGCTCCACACCCTCGAAGTGCCCGGCATTCCCGTCTGGGGCGCGGAAGAGAACACCGTCGCGCCGCTGCACTTCTCCGCCGTCGTCGCGCCCGCGCACCAGTCGTACACCGGGATGAATGCGCCGCGCCTCGGCACGCACCTGTGGTTCCAGGGCAAGACGCTCCCCAAGGACGCGCCGGACCGGCTGAAGGAGCAGTTGGAGGAGCTCTCCGACGCACGGCGGCTCGCGCTGCGCCCGGATGGCACCGAGTCGCTGGTGGAGCTGGAAGTCCAGGCCACGCCCACGCCGCTCTCAGCCTTCACCCCTCGCCAGCTCCACCTGGACATCCGCCCGCCGCCGCGTCCTCCGGATGCCCCCGCCGAGAAGGGCGAGACGGGCCCGGACGACGAGGACGAGGACGCCCTGGACCTGGACACGTGGGAGCCGCGCCGCCGCTCCCGCCGCCGTGACTCGGGAGTGAAGCCGGAGAAGCCGCCCCCCACTCCCACGCTGGACCGCATCGCCGTGCCCTGGCACAAGCTCGCGCAGCAGGGGCAGCTCGACGCCGCCTACGAGCAGGACGCCCTGGTGACCCTGCTCCGCGCACGCCTCGCCGCGAAGGACGCGGAGTCCGTGGTGCTGGTGGGCCCCTCGGGCGTGGGGAAGACGGCGGTGCTCCACGCGCTCGCCCAGGCTCTGCGTGCCCCCGCCGCCACGGCGGCAGAGCGCGCCCGTCCCTTCTTCTTCCTCGACGGCAGCCGCCTCATCGCGGGCGAGGGTGGCTTCGGCGACTGGCAACAGCAGGTGCTGCGTTGCTTCCGCGAAGCCGCCGAGTCCCACGCCCTGCTCTCGCTGGGCCACGCGGTGGACTTGCTGGACGCGGGTAAGAGCGCCCACAGCAACCAGAACGTGGCCCAGCTCCTGCTCCCGCTGCTCGCCACCCGCGAGGTGTCCGTGCTGGCCGAGGCCACGCCTGAGACGTGGGCCCAGGTGGAGCGCCGCAACACCAGCTTCGCCCGGCTCTTCTCCGTGGTGCGCGTGGAAGAACCGGAACCAGACGCGCTCGCCCGCATCCTCGCGCGAGTCGCCGAAGACGACGCGGGGCCGAAGCCGCTGGAGGTGCTCCCCGACGCGCTCGACGAGGCCCGCTTCCTCTGCCGCCGCTTCCTTCCCTACGGTGCGCAGGTGGGCAACGCGGTGGCCTTCCTCCGCCGCCTGCTGGCCACATGCACCCACGCCGCGCAGCCCCGCGTCACCCGCCTGGACGCCACCCGTCAGTTCGCCTCCGAGTCCGGCATCCCCGAGTCGCTCCTCCGCGACGACATGCCGCTGGAGGTGGGGCAGGTGCGCGCCTTCCTCTCCACGCGGGTGCTGGGCCAGGAGGTCGCGGTGGAGCGCGCGGCGTCGGTGGTGTCCGTCCTCAAGGCGGGAATGGCCGACACGCGCCGCCCGCTGGGGGTGCTCCTCTTCGTGGGCCCCACCGGCGTGGGCAAGACGGAGCTGTCCAAGGCGCTGGCGGAACTGCTCTTCGGCGCCAAGGAGCGCATGGTGCGCCTGGACATGGGCGAGTACGCCGGCCCGGACGCGCTGCTGCGCCTGCTGGGCGACGGCGAGACGCCGGGGCACCTGTCCGCGGCGGTGCGCCGCCAGCCCTTCTGCGTGGTGCTGCTGGACGAGGTGGAGAAGGCCCACCCCGCCGTGCATGACGCGCTGCTGGGCGTGCTCGGCGAGGGCCGCCTCACCGATGCGTCCGGCCGCTTCACCGACTTCCGCAACGCAGTGCTCGTCCTCACCAGCAACCTGGGCGCGGACACGTGGCGCGCCCGCGTGGGCTTCGACTCGTCCGGCGGTGCGCCCGACGTCGCCGCCCTGCGCGCCCACTACCTCACCGAGGTGCAGCGCTTCTTCCGTCCCGAGCTATTCAACCGCCTGGATGACGTCGTCGTCTTCTCTCCGCTCTCCGCGGACCTGCTGCGTCGGCTGGTGGTGCGCGAGGTGGAGGCCGTGTGCCGCCGCCCCGGGCTGTCCCTCCACGACGCGGGGGTGGAAGTCTCCCCTTCCGCGCTGGACTGGCTGGCCGCCCGGGGCTTCGACCCGCGCTATGGCGCCCGCCCCCTGAAGCGCGCGCTGGAGCGGGAGCTGGTGGTGCCGGTGGCCGCCTGGCTCGCCGCGCACCCGCGGAGTGGGCCGGTGAAGCTGTTCGTGGATGCGGGCGGCGAGGGGCTCTCGTTGCGCGCGGAGGCAGTGGGCGGCGATGCCGAGGGCGTGGGGCGGCAGGCCATCGAGAAGGTGCTGGAGGACGCGGCCAGCCTGCGCGCCGAGGTGCAGCGCTGGAGCGGCGCCGAGCCCATGCGGGCCCTGCGACGCGAGCTGGCCGTCTTCGACAAGGCGTCGCGGCAGCCGGCGTACTGGGAGGAGCGGGCCCTGGCCGAGGAGTCCTCACGCAAGTCGTCCGAGGCGCGCGAGCTGGAGAAGGCCTTTCGCGACTGTGCCCAGCAGGCCGAGGCGGTGGAGGACCTGCTCTTCGAGGCGCACCTGTCCCGCGCGGTGGGACAGGCGGAATCCCTCGCGCGCGACGTGTCCGGGCTGCGGCGGACCTTCCAGCCCCTGCGTGAGCGGCTCTACGCCAGCCTCTTCCCCACCTCGCGTGGCGCCACTCTCTTCCTGCTGCCCGGGCGCGGCGCGTGGCCCCACCTCCTGACGCTCGCGAAGGCGTACGAGGCCTGGGCGGCGGCGCAGTCGATAACCTTCCAGCGCGCCCTGCTTCGTCCCGAGGAGAAGGACCGGGAGAAGTCGTCGCGCAAGGACCTGCCGCTCTATTGGTTCTGGGAGAAGAAGACCGTGCTGGACGAGGTGAAGCCGCCGCCCGCCGCCTATGCCCTGCAGCTCACCGGCGGCACCCTGCCCCTGCTGCTCGCGGGCGAGCACGGCGTGCACCGCTTCGTCGAGGGCAGCCAGGCCGCGCTGGTGCGCGCCCGCTTCGAGCCGCAGCCGCTGTCCCTGCAGGCGCTACCCTCGCTGATGGAGCTGGAGAAGGCCATGACGAAGCAGGAGGTGCGCCGGATTCGTCCCACCACGAGCGACACGGTGGGCGGGACGCTGGAGGACCTGCGCACCGGGGCGAAGCAGCGCTATGGGCCGGAGGGGCTCTCGATGGAGCCCCTGCTAGAGGCCTGGCTGCAGTGGCGCGTCTTCGGCGCGCGGGAGGAGGACTGA
- a CDS encoding AAA family ATPase, producing the protein MDLKLPLVVAPLGGRLVQAWVPAFWPRLSGVGPSLSMLRDELALAVMERFEKESPSNVAAYQFPPHLALRHVKVDTEARDREKGKRIVLQGRMAVLLEKWPRDDFWVVTPTRMPEARFAVAHPDALPQALARRLAAWCLEHDVDNLDERWGMGRERLDLLEVDAYAPTILPRTPPKPPTPPRRRKPKEKKKEDEPAPETPEQREARRNRRRLSLVELRAVARNLSHGARDGALERCFGREALVREVVDALEGREGAAIVLVGPSGSGKTALVHEVVSRLTARQDAAGTRRDVWRVDGNQFIAGMMYVGQWEARARGVVQELMEVGDLLYVDDLASLVYAGRTHNERTNVAQYIEPHLARGELTVLAESTPERFERVREEAPTFASLFRVVHVPALDARSTLPALLGTLRELEAANDRGAVRLSPLALETLLDLQQRFVAHEAFPGKAVRLLRRVVARPGTEEGGLRRFTQEDVTSAMREQTGLPDFVLGSAPPKPREVLEREMAAQVAGQPEAVSAVVDAILTLQRSLQPPDKPLATYLFVGPTGVGKTETAKALARTLFGSEGRLVRFDMSEFVSAASITRLLGMPGAPDGELTTALRTQPFCVVLFDEVEKAHPRIFDALLQFLGEGRLTDGAGRTVDARQAVVVLTSNLGVREAASRTGFNRSPEGAEAHYLSSVRAFFRPEFFNRLDRVVPFRSLTPAALRVVVEHALESLLSRRGIRRGNVLVEVESPLLDLLVEQAYDPRYGARPLKRALERRLTVPLAHHLVWRGAEDLARVELFRRGDDMGLSVELMVREPAWAPEQDPAAWTLMDVSRVLEQTVARLDGLSGVEASPDAAELVERLERLSAEAVDIRENELAERDFLEMEAPVPKEIVRGDHWNRHPGRGGLRARPTYSSVPQPVSQEERLRRCRPLVVNLRDEVEWLAHQLACRERGPDVRVVLVEGLGDTPVSALDAVVRALPQDLGRSVVHEERVEPDGRVAWAEPGSQRPAGVRVRRIAVGLAGFGLAEVLAPLEGYALVESLRGDIVRPAPVRVELLAGDVGLLDDVSRAVATRDAVRATEREARRAGTAQAEGAGRVVVEGNESGLVHLASRRTPSEALAWAGRVLRRAAREEG; encoded by the coding sequence ATGGACCTCAAACTGCCCCTGGTGGTGGCGCCGCTCGGTGGACGACTGGTGCAGGCGTGGGTGCCCGCCTTCTGGCCCCGGCTGAGCGGCGTGGGCCCCAGCCTCTCCATGCTGCGCGACGAGCTGGCGCTCGCCGTCATGGAGCGCTTCGAGAAGGAGTCCCCCTCCAACGTGGCGGCCTACCAGTTCCCACCGCACCTGGCCCTGCGCCATGTGAAGGTGGACACGGAGGCGAGGGACCGGGAGAAGGGCAAGCGCATCGTCCTCCAGGGCCGCATGGCCGTGCTGCTGGAGAAGTGGCCTCGCGACGACTTCTGGGTGGTGACGCCCACCCGGATGCCCGAGGCCCGCTTCGCGGTGGCCCACCCGGATGCCCTGCCCCAGGCGCTCGCGCGGCGGCTGGCCGCGTGGTGCCTGGAGCACGACGTGGACAACCTGGACGAGCGCTGGGGCATGGGGCGTGAGCGACTGGACTTGCTCGAGGTGGACGCCTACGCGCCCACCATCCTCCCCCGGACTCCGCCCAAGCCCCCCACTCCACCGCGCCGCCGGAAGCCGAAGGAGAAGAAGAAGGAAGACGAGCCGGCCCCGGAGACGCCAGAGCAGCGCGAGGCCCGCCGCAACCGCCGCCGCCTGTCACTGGTGGAGCTGCGCGCGGTGGCGCGCAACCTGAGCCATGGCGCGCGCGACGGCGCGCTGGAGCGCTGCTTCGGCCGCGAGGCGCTGGTGCGCGAGGTGGTGGACGCGCTGGAGGGCCGCGAGGGCGCGGCGATTGTCCTGGTGGGGCCTTCCGGCTCCGGCAAGACGGCGCTGGTGCACGAGGTGGTCAGCCGCCTCACCGCCCGGCAGGACGCCGCCGGCACCCGCCGCGATGTGTGGCGCGTGGACGGCAACCAGTTCATCGCGGGGATGATGTACGTGGGCCAGTGGGAGGCCCGCGCGCGGGGCGTGGTGCAGGAGCTGATGGAGGTGGGCGACCTCCTCTATGTGGACGACCTGGCCTCGCTCGTCTACGCGGGACGCACGCACAACGAGCGCACCAACGTGGCGCAGTACATCGAGCCACATCTGGCGCGCGGCGAGCTGACCGTGCTGGCCGAGTCCACGCCGGAGCGCTTCGAGCGCGTGCGCGAGGAGGCCCCCACCTTCGCCTCGCTCTTCCGCGTGGTGCACGTGCCCGCCCTGGACGCGCGCTCCACGCTGCCCGCGCTGCTGGGCACGCTGCGAGAGTTGGAGGCCGCGAACGACAGGGGCGCGGTGCGACTGTCGCCGCTCGCCCTGGAGACGCTGCTGGACTTGCAGCAGCGCTTCGTGGCGCACGAGGCCTTCCCGGGCAAGGCCGTCCGGCTGCTGCGCCGGGTGGTGGCGCGGCCCGGCACCGAGGAAGGTGGCCTGCGCCGCTTCACCCAGGAGGACGTCACCTCCGCCATGCGCGAGCAGACGGGCCTGCCCGACTTCGTGCTGGGCAGCGCACCGCCGAAGCCGCGCGAGGTGCTGGAGCGCGAAATGGCCGCGCAGGTGGCGGGCCAGCCCGAGGCGGTATCCGCCGTGGTGGATGCCATCCTCACGTTGCAGCGCTCGCTCCAGCCGCCGGACAAGCCGCTGGCCACCTACCTCTTCGTGGGCCCCACCGGCGTGGGCAAGACGGAGACGGCCAAGGCGCTCGCGCGCACCCTCTTCGGCAGCGAGGGGCGGCTGGTGCGCTTCGACATGTCGGAGTTCGTCTCCGCCGCCAGCATCACCCGGTTGCTCGGCATGCCGGGCGCTCCGGACGGAGAGCTGACCACGGCGCTGCGCACCCAGCCCTTCTGCGTGGTCCTCTTCGACGAGGTGGAGAAGGCCCACCCGCGCATCTTCGACGCCCTGCTCCAGTTCCTGGGCGAGGGTCGACTGACGGACGGCGCCGGCCGCACGGTGGACGCGCGGCAGGCGGTGGTGGTGCTCACCTCCAACCTGGGCGTGCGCGAGGCGGCGTCCCGCACGGGCTTCAACCGCTCGCCCGAGGGCGCGGAGGCGCATTACCTCTCCTCGGTGCGAGCCTTCTTCCGCCCGGAGTTCTTCAACCGGCTGGACAGGGTGGTGCCCTTCCGCTCGCTGACACCCGCCGCGCTGCGGGTGGTGGTGGAGCACGCCCTGGAGTCGCTGCTGTCGCGCCGGGGCATCCGCCGCGGCAACGTGCTGGTGGAGGTGGAGTCCCCGCTGCTGGACCTGCTGGTGGAGCAGGCCTACGACCCGCGCTATGGCGCGCGCCCCCTCAAGCGCGCCCTGGAGCGGCGCCTCACGGTGCCGCTGGCCCACCACCTGGTGTGGCGCGGCGCGGAGGACCTTGCCCGGGTGGAGCTGTTCCGTCGGGGCGACGACATGGGCCTGTCCGTGGAGCTGATGGTGCGCGAGCCGGCGTGGGCGCCGGAACAGGACCCGGCGGCCTGGACGCTCATGGACGTGTCTCGCGTGCTGGAGCAGACGGTGGCGCGGCTGGACGGGCTCTCCGGGGTGGAAGCGTCCCCGGACGCCGCCGAGCTGGTGGAGCGCCTGGAGCGGCTGTCCGCGGAGGCGGTGGACATTCGTGAGAATGAGCTGGCGGAGCGCGACTTCCTGGAGATGGAAGCCCCGGTGCCCAAGGAGATTGTTCGCGGGGATCACTGGAACCGCCACCCCGGCCGGGGTGGCCTCAGGGCGCGGCCGACATATTCCTCCGTGCCCCAGCCGGTGTCCCAAGAGGAGCGCCTGCGCCGCTGCCGGCCGCTGGTGGTGAACCTGCGGGACGAGGTGGAGTGGCTGGCGCACCAGCTTGCCTGCCGCGAGCGTGGCCCCGACGTGCGGGTGGTGCTGGTGGAGGGGCTCGGCGACACGCCGGTCTCCGCGCTGGACGCCGTGGTGCGCGCGCTGCCCCAGGACCTGGGACGCTCCGTGGTGCACGAGGAGCGGGTGGAGCCGGATGGCCGCGTCGCATGGGCGGAGCCCGGCTCGCAGCGCCCGGCGGGGGTGCGGGTGCGGCGCATTGCAGTGGGCCTGGCGGGCTTCGGGCTCGCGGAGGTGCTCGCGCCGCTGGAGGGCTACGCGCTGGTGGAGAGCCTGCGAGGCGACATCGTGCGTCCGGCGCCGGTGCGCGTGGAGCTGCTGGCGGGTGACGTGGGCCTGCTGGACGATGTCTCGCGCGCGGTGGCGACGCGGGACGCGGTGCGCGCGACGGAGCGCGAGGCGCGACGGGCGGGGACGGCCCAGGCCGAGGGCGCCGGCCGCGTGGTGGTGGAGGGCAACGAGAGCGGGCTGGTGCACCTGGCCAGCCGGCGCACGCCGTCGGAGGCGCTGGCCTGGGCGGGGCGCGTGTTGCGGCGGGCCGCCCGCGAGGAGGGCTGA
- a CDS encoding AAA family ATPase has protein sequence MDKNFHLFVRRYPGVGVAAHVLTHPHLASFAADLNTARLDLAEVLGRLLRRGELWDEVTHWEDLRQRRMALTVRALQHGRLLPVPLRLTVVTHGGRSGTKAARKGDAAKGPLRVWVPRVNVEGMLQDLADLEPYVEELVRYELHLAPLERLHGLAYVGEESVETLSVPARVKQTPRARAAGEDAKQPKRPPPPEGLAEASRCLNEEARAGLLERAWERDAEVGRLAEAVTASTRASVLLVGPPSVGKTALVHELVQRAEAASQGHPLHGLEVYSTSGGRIMAGMRYLGQWQERVQRMVEALRVRRAVLHLDSLSELLSLGGGDTGLDVARHLLPALEGGEVALVLEATPEDVARAERTHGAFLQALRHMSVAPLAPVAARAALQQASQRVARARKVRFTPEALDRAAELTERFGEGPPPGGAVALLRAASTQPSAAGEVDAAGVTQAFCTRTGYPRELVDTSIRLDPEALLRRFRERIVGQEEATLLLRNLIVTLKTGLADPSRPLGAFLLLGPTGVGKTESALALAEYLFGDTARLARFDMAEYAAPGSAARLVGEVGGQQGGLARRVREQPFGVVLLDEVEKADAGVHDLLLQVLGEGRLTDGTGRTVSFRNTVVLLTSNLGADSAGRSLGFGGGTVRDMEQHYLGAATAFFRPELLNRLDQVVPYRSLTPEVIRALARRTLEAALTREGLTRRGVKVSFGEDVVEHLARTGFDARYGARPLKRAVEQHVVTPLAQWLAAHASAPPARVLLRVGADGRVELA, from the coding sequence ATGGACAAGAACTTCCACCTCTTCGTGCGTCGTTACCCGGGCGTGGGCGTGGCGGCCCATGTGCTGACGCACCCGCACCTGGCCTCGTTCGCGGCGGACCTGAACACCGCGCGGCTGGACCTGGCCGAGGTGCTGGGCCGACTCCTGCGCCGCGGCGAGCTGTGGGACGAGGTGACGCACTGGGAGGACCTGCGCCAGCGCCGCATGGCCCTCACCGTGCGCGCGCTCCAGCATGGGCGGCTGCTGCCGGTGCCCCTGCGCCTGACGGTGGTGACGCACGGCGGGCGTTCCGGCACGAAGGCCGCGCGCAAGGGAGACGCCGCGAAGGGGCCGCTGCGCGTCTGGGTGCCCCGCGTGAATGTGGAGGGCATGCTGCAAGACCTGGCGGACCTGGAGCCGTACGTCGAGGAGCTGGTGCGCTACGAGCTGCACCTCGCGCCGCTGGAGCGGCTGCACGGGCTGGCGTACGTGGGCGAGGAGTCGGTGGAGACGCTCTCGGTGCCGGCGCGCGTGAAGCAGACGCCGCGTGCCCGCGCCGCCGGAGAGGACGCGAAGCAGCCAAAGCGCCCGCCCCCGCCCGAGGGGCTCGCGGAGGCCAGCCGCTGTCTCAACGAGGAGGCCCGCGCCGGGCTGCTGGAGCGGGCCTGGGAGCGCGACGCGGAGGTGGGCCGACTCGCCGAGGCCGTCACCGCGAGCACCCGCGCCAGCGTGCTGCTGGTGGGCCCTCCCTCGGTGGGCAAGACGGCGCTGGTGCACGAATTGGTGCAGCGCGCGGAGGCGGCGTCCCAAGGCCATCCGCTACACGGCCTGGAGGTGTACAGCACCTCGGGCGGCCGCATCATGGCGGGCATGCGCTACCTGGGGCAGTGGCAGGAGCGCGTGCAGCGCATGGTGGAGGCGCTCCGCGTGCGCCGCGCGGTGCTGCACCTGGACAGCCTGTCGGAGCTGCTGTCGCTCGGCGGCGGTGACACGGGCCTGGACGTGGCGCGACACCTGCTGCCTGCACTGGAGGGCGGCGAGGTGGCGCTGGTGCTGGAGGCCACTCCAGAGGACGTGGCCCGCGCGGAGCGGACCCACGGCGCCTTCCTCCAGGCGCTGCGGCACATGTCGGTGGCGCCGCTGGCGCCGGTGGCCGCGCGCGCCGCGCTCCAGCAGGCTTCGCAGCGGGTGGCCCGCGCGCGCAAGGTGCGCTTCACGCCGGAAGCGCTGGACCGGGCCGCGGAGCTGACGGAGCGCTTCGGTGAGGGGCCTCCGCCCGGTGGCGCGGTGGCCCTGTTGCGCGCGGCCAGCACCCAGCCGTCCGCCGCGGGCGAGGTGGACGCGGCCGGGGTGACGCAGGCCTTCTGCACCCGCACCGGCTACCCGCGCGAGCTGGTGGACACGTCCATCCGGTTGGACCCGGAGGCGCTGCTGCGCCGCTTCCGCGAGCGCATCGTCGGCCAGGAGGAGGCCACGCTGCTCCTGCGCAACCTCATCGTCACCCTGAAGACGGGGCTGGCGGACCCGTCCCGCCCGCTGGGCGCCTTCCTGCTGCTGGGCCCCACCGGCGTGGGCAAGACGGAGTCGGCGCTCGCGCTGGCCGAGTACCTCTTCGGCGACACGGCCCGGCTGGCCCGCTTCGACATGGCGGAGTACGCGGCGCCGGGGAGCGCCGCGCGGCTGGTGGGTGAGGTGGGCGGTCAGCAGGGCGGCCTCGCCCGGCGCGTGCGTGAGCAGCCTTTCGGCGTGGTGCTGCTGGACGAGGTGGAGAAGGCGGACGCTGGCGTCCATGACCTGCTGTTGCAGGTATTGGGCGAGGGCCGCCTCACGGACGGCACCGGCCGCACCGTCAGCTTCCGCAACACCGTGGTGCTGCTCACCAGCAACCTGGGCGCGGACAGCGCGGGCCGCTCGCTCGGCTTCGGCGGAGGCACGGTGAGGGACATGGAGCAGCACTACCTGGGCGCCGCCACCGCCTTCTTCCGGCCCGAGCTGCTGAACCGGCTGGACCAGGTGGTTCCCTACCGCTCGCTCACGCCAGAGGTCATCCGCGCGCTGGCCCGGCGCACGCTGGAGGCGGCCCTGACGCGAGAGGGCCTCACCCGGCGTGGGGTGAAGGTGTCCTTCGGCGAGGACGTGGTGGAGCACCTGGCGCGCACGGGCTTCGACGCGCGCTACGGCGCCCGGCCCCTGAAGCGCGCCGTGGAGCAGCACGTGGTGACGCCGCTGGCGCAGTGGCTCGCCGCGCACGCGAGCGCCCCACCCGCGCGGGTGCTGCTGCGTGTGGGCGCGGATGGGCGGGTGGAGCTCGCATAA